CAACATACTCTTCCTTAGACTAGGCCTTTTTGGTAAGAACCATTGTTCCATCTTCTTTCAAGGTCTCCTTCCCAGAGAGCATCAGGCTTTCTACAAAGGCCCTATAGGGATGCACCTCCTCAAATAACTCAGTAAGAGGGATATTGTACAAGAACTAAATGAATTGCTTACCCTCAATCTCCTCTTGTGACTTCTGAAGGTGCACCTTAACGCTCTCAGCTTCTTCTAGTGTTTCTATTTGCTCTAATCCTTCGACAATTATGGCTTCgcactcttctcttggggtaGGCACTGTGTCACTGATGGAGGAAAatatcggtaaagattttcacaaaaatatcacattgcaagtatagatctaaaccaacaaattatcctcagttaatgtttaaattgtttgtcacttaagcaaacccaataaaattaatcgaagtatttaaacctcgggttgtctctcaaggaattgcaggaaagtgtacttactattggttatggaaaagtatttttggggtttttgtgataagagacaagtaatgtaaataacaaggaaataaaataacaactaagaaaagtcctagcaaggattgagaattgaaatttctatcctcattatcatcatcaattgtgatggtaattgccttttgctttcacttaattaacctctaacaatgaaggaaagtcaagtgagcaaaatcaacttaagttcacaagtcctaatcaaagactagaattagtgaagcctaagccaactagcaattttcaatcaccaatcaacaaaagaattttgataactcaagagtctctaatttatcaatccaagttaagaacataaaaatctaatttaaaatccaaccaagcattttatcaaatacttggaaggcataacataaaaacatagtaacctaacaagacatagcaaaatctaaaactaaccaaagcaaagaaataacaataacaaagcaattgaacaataagaaacgtgaaacataaattgcattaatgaaaattgagagtaatacataaactcataaactaaattagaacATTAAAGGAATCAATGAGAGAAGTaaataactaaagtgctagaacaaataaaagtaaaagaaaactaaattgaAGTAAAATTGAACCTAAacctaaagagaaattgaaagaagagaccctaaacctagagagaggagagagcctctctctctagaaaactacatctaaacctaactaatgtgaatgaaagtatgaatgattgattccccccTTCTAGCTCCACTTTCcagcctctaatcagtattttcaggcttgaaactgggtccaaagcagcccagaaatcgcccccagcgttttctatttaatgcagcacgtgacgctctgtcacgcgtacgtgtcgaccatgcgtacgcgtcgcttgaacaAATTCCTGTCCCGCAtaggcgtcagccacgcgtgcgcatcgctacCAGATAATGAAATACatgatttcttgtgttccttccacttttgcatgctttctttctatcctctaagccattccttccctataaaTCCTGGAAACACTTAACagacatatcacggcatcgaatagtaataagagaagattaaaattagcgaatttaagtccaaagaagcatgttttcaatcacagcacaaaattaggaaggaaaatgtaaaacatgcaaattatatgaataagtgtgagaataatggataagatccactcaattcagcctaaaatgtaccacaaaatagtggtgcatcattcATTGGGAAGAGTGAGGGGTCTCTGAAGTTGTTGAGGGTATGGCAAAGCAGGATGAGTGTCCAGAGTGACTGGAAAGGGGTTGTCAGGGTGCCTGAGGGAGACATTTTTTAAATTGATGCCTATGGCCCCCTTCTCTGGGCGTTCAACTTCCATACTACCCCCTCCTAGGCATTCAACTTTAGCTCTGCCTAAGTGATTCCTCCACCCTTGATTAAAAGTCTGAGAATAAGGGGCATCATAGGGATTTCTGGCAGAATTTTCCATGAAATTTTCCTGCTCAGGTGTCCATTGGCCATAGTTGAGAGTTTCACCTTGAGGGAAGTTACCACTCATATCACAAGAAGTTTCTAGAGGAGCACTATGAACCTCAGCAACTTGACTCTGCATGCTGCTCAATTGTTGAGTGAGAAGATTTATTTGTTACAACATAAGTACGTTCTGAGCAAGAATCGTATCTACATCCTCCACTTCTTGAACTTCCTTCCAAACTGGAGTCTTCTCAGATGAGTATAAGTACTAGTTATtgacaaccatctcaatgagctcatctgcCTCTTCGGGTGTCTTTTTTGAAGGGTACAGAGAACCGTCTGTAGAGTGATCTAAGAACCTCTTGGCCATTTCAGAGagaccttcatagaagatgtTTATCCTACTCCAATCTGAGAACATATCGGGAGGCATCTCCTAAGCATCAGCTTGTACCTTTCTCAAGCATCATAGAGGGATGCGTACTCTTCCTGCCTAAAAGTCTGAACGTCTGTCATTAGCTTAGTTAATCTCTGGGAGGGAGAGAACCTGTTCAAGAATTTGTTAACAGCCTTATCCCAAGTGTTCACACTTTCTCTAGGTTCAATAATCCACCATAATTTTGCTTGATCCCTCAAAGTAAATGGGAAGAGTATTTGCCTAGAGACTTCAGGGTCCATTTGGTTGGTCTCTATAGTGTCACAGAACTGCAGGAAGTCAGAAATGAATTTATTGGAATTTTTCTGTGGGTGTCCATGAAACAGACAATTTTGCTGCATTCGAATAATCAGTTCTAGGTTAACCTTAAAGTCATCTACATCAATATGAGGTACACTAATATTCCTTTCATAGAAGTCAGGAATAGGAGCTGTATAGGATCCCAAAGCTCCCCAAGTTCTTCTGGCTTGTGCACTCCCAATTGGATTCATGGTGATTAACTTAGTGATTTTGGTGTTCCTAAACCAACAAAGGACAAAGAAAAGtaggagtctctatgtcaaagtctagagagctcccagtgagatatccaaaaaaaaataagaattagatttttttcgaaaataaatagaaatagaatactaattcaaaaaattaactagaaattttgaaaaattttgaaaaaaattagagGGGAAGgggtttaaaaatttttgaaattcaagaagaaaggaaaaacactaaagaaacaccaacttaaaatttgaaattaaataaaaataaactaaaacaaaattcaaaaatcaaggaaaagataaataagataaagattgaaaatcaagaaaaattaacaagataaacaagGTAAATAAAGATAGGATACAGCAACcaattaactaacaagatttgaattttaagatgaaatttttcgaaaattaaaaaaaaaagttaaataaagattttgaaattaaaaaattaaaaagaataagtcAAGAGaaagagataagataagataagatttgaaaagattttgaaattaaaatttgaaagaaagaaagactaaagaaataccaaacttaaaattaaaacaagataaagcaaacaattaattaaaaagatttgaaaataaagatagaagatttagtttttaaattattttttgaatattaaaaaGGAAAAGGTCaaataaatattttgaatttcaaaattaaagaaagaaaaactaaagaaactctaaactttaaaatttgaatttaaaatttaaatatgataagataacaaactttgaaacttaaagaaaagataaagattcaagatcaagaaagataaacaagatatgatttgaaaatttaaaaagaaaaataattaaaaaagaagaaaaaatttaaagttttcgaaatttaaaaaggaaaggaaatattaaaagacaccaaacttaaaatttaaaattaaatcaaaataagataacaagaaaaattcaaaatttaaaaagggaaagataaaaaaaattttaaagtaaaaacactaaaagaacaccaaacttaaaaattttaaaatcaaataacactaatttcgaaaaaatagagagaaacactaaaagacaccaaacttaaaaattttgaaatctaaCAAGAGAAAATAACTCAAAAAGATTCGAACAAAAAAGAAGCAAAtaagaacaattttcaaaaatcaagaaataaaaaataaccaaaatcaaaggacaccaaacttaaaaattgaaacaacgAAGGATAACTaagatgaatttttgaaaaaaattttaagaaaataaacaaagaagattcaaaaattttaagaaatacaattaagagaaaacttattaaaaagtacctgatctaagTAGCAAGACAACCGatagtttgtcaatctcgaacaatcctcgataacggcaccaaaaacttggtatgcaaaattgaactcgcacaacttcaccggcaagtgcaccaggtcatccaagtaatacctcaggtgagtaagggtcgatcccacgaagattgttagattgagcaagcagtggttatTCTGCAGATCTAAGTCAGGCAAATAGAAAGATAATCGTTGTTTGTAATTGccgaaaaaaattcaaaaaaattaacagCACTAAATAGCGGCGATTTGTGTCTATCGCAAAACAACAAAGAACTCCTGCTTGGGATATCACGACGATTTAAAACCATTGTCAAACAATGCAACGCAAAATATTTGATCAGTGGTAGTTATACCAACGATTTCTAAAAATTGCCGCAAAAATTAATCACTGTGCACTGGATGTCGGTTGGAGAACCGTTGGAGATCGGTTTTGCGGCGCAAATAAACCATCGCAAACCGCAAAATAAACCAGTACTATTTGACACTTCTAATGTAGCGCAATCATGGCCAAGAAAAAGAGATTCAACCTCAATAAGTCGTATGAAATCAGCTTTAATCATGACGGAGAATATAACAAATAGAAGCAAGAGAATCTACAATGTGATCATAGCTGAGGTTATTCTTCACTTAAGCCTTGAgatatagctcaagttattcttcaCTTAACCAATATAACCAATCAGTTTTAGTTATTCTTCACTTAAGTTTTGAGATATAGGTTAAGGGTATAACCAATAGAAGCAAGAGACTACAactttttgaatatttttaagATATTCAGAGACGGATAAACATCCTTTCATTATGTTCGTGAGCATAGCTTTAAGCTGTTGAATGTAGATCTTGGAGGTTTCTGAGAAATGCTTTTGAATTTTTTCCCAAACTTGATAAACAAACTCGCAACCAACATCTTGTTTCTGAAAGTTAATTTTCAGGTTATGAGATAGTGATCTTTTACCTTTTATTGTTAATACCTTTTAGAACAGTTGAACTTATTAATAGACTTTTTTTTTTCGATAAATGGTTCAATACTCTCAACCACAAAGAGAAAAAATTCAGGTAAAAATATTGTTGTATATAAATATGTGAAAAAACGAcgtaaaataaatcacaaataaattTTAGACTCTAAAATAACAACTCAATTTATAACAATCTATACGTCACCAAAAAATAGAGCAGCAATATCATCAAAAAatcccataaaaaaaaaaacccttatTAGTAGACTTTAAAGATAGATCTCTCAAGACAAAGGTTGCACCATCTATTATGCAACAATTCCTTATTACATCTTCATCTAACAAAAATCATAAGAATATTTTCCGTATAAATAAGCtgcaaaaagaaaaattatcaaattaattaGCAACAACATATATAAATCACTAATAACTTGTATGCATATACATTCACAACATTCACTAATATTTTCCAATTTTAAAGTATGCTTAGAAGATAAATAACATCCTCCaacaattaattaaattataggtTTGCTTTTCTTTGTAAAAATTCATTTGTCAAATGGATTCAATCCTAGGTAGTTGTTGTAGAAATTAAACTCACGAATTTCCCATTTTTGTTTTCGATTTCTTAACGCAAAAGAAATAAGACCTATTTGATTTAAATATGAACTATTTGATGTACAAAACTCATGACAAAATAAATTTGTTCACCTTGAAAACCAATTCCTCATAGAATTTCATTGTGTAGAATTGTTTATTACCTTAAAGATAACCATATAAAAGGCTTGCAATGAATCTTTGCTTGATAAATCTACGAGAGTAGCGCGATACCAGACGAACAAAGCCATGACAGCATGAGAAAGAACCTAACAAATTGAACGATATATTAAAGTAAGGAAAAGTTTAGGGAccagcaattttgttaaattttggccagcatataaccagtaaaaaaaagtgagccattggatgaaatctcacaccaatctcacaccattaaaaccatcattgataactatttgatggctacaaatcacaaaagttgctagcccctagcattcctcttaaaGTAAAATCATTAATTAGTCAAATAGTCAAATAATAATTAACTTCAGTAACTTTTTTTTTGGACTACTAATTCAActagaaattaaaataatctgtttagaatttgaaattcaatagaataaaattaaaactattatatattaccaCAAAAATTTTGCTCCAAAAAAAAGGAGAAGATGCTCCAATCATAATAGCAACTCCATAAGCCATTTCcagaagaaaaacacaaaaccaGAATACctaagaaaaaattaaagaataaatgTAAGCATAAGATAATAGCACaacttagtatatatatatatatattaagtttCAGTTTAATGGCAGTTAATAATATATATGTCAAGTTACGTTAGGAGAAGCTCGGATTTTAGACTTTTCATTTAGGGTTTGTTTGGATGGAAAGATGGAAATAGAAAGGAAGGAAATagaaagcaaagaaaagaaagaaaagaatttgaatgtatttttattttctcttaaattgtttggatgaaaggaaaatagaaagaaagaaaagaaaagaaagaataattttctttgtttggttagaaagaaaattagagagaaaaaaaaatgaattagtagtaaataatatttttgtcctTGTATTTATAAAAATAGTATTTTATGTATATGATTTATAAAAGGACAAATATGGAATAATGTTTTTGGGTTTCATTTTCCTCTCATTTTTCCGTCCATAGTTCGAAGGAAAAATTGAGTGGGACCCATTCTTAATTTTAAACTGTTTTAGTTTTCCACTCAAAATTTCATTCCAAACAAACAAGGGAAAATAAACGTTTTCCCTTTCACTtccttccttttattttcttttccttgattttcaGTCCAAACAAACAATACCTTAGAGAGAGACAATATTTAAGTTTTAACTTATTAGCAATTAGTAATGATATTTATTTTTTGGTTAAGTTATATTGGGAAAGACTACTTAAACTTTAAAAAGAAAGACATATGCagtttgagttataactcattagcATCTAGTAATCATTGTATTTAACATGAGAGAATAAAATACCTTCTTAGGACCTAAACGTACTGCCAAAGTTTGGAGACCTGCCATTTTGTCTCCTTCGATATCAGGTATATCctatttaattaatttcataAAATAATGTTATTACGTAAAGTGACTAAATACCTTGCTTTATCCAATGCTAGTGTATAAATTAAATGTTTATTTTGAGAATCTAAAAAATTTTACCTTTGCCAACATTATAATGCCATAGAAAATGCCCATGACTGCAGTAGCAAAAACTAGTGATCTTGGAAAGATAGCTTTCTTCTTGAGCATAGTCTAAATTATGCATGCTATACATTAGACTTCCATGAAATTAAAGCTTAGTAAGAATCAAAATAGTTTATCATGTATTCGAGTATAGTACAATCTAAATTAAAGTTGCTATTATTTACATAAAATTTAAAGCATAAACATCTACAATATTATATGTTTCTAAGGAGTAATGTTTTAGTACGATAATACCTTCATGTGAAAAAAGGGACCAAAATTAAATGATATCAGCATAGAAAATACATTAGCCATCACTGAAAGTATTGTAGATTTCTTCCATCTCAATAAAGGTAACTGCgaagtaaaaaaaattaacgaTATTAATTATAGAGAGTATAAACAATGTAATNNNNNNNNNNNNNNNNNNNNNNNNNNNNNNNNNNNNNNNNNNNNNNNNNNNNNNNNNNNNNNNNNNNNNNNNNNNNNNNNNNNNNNNNNNNNNNNNNNNNNNNNNNNNNNNNNNNNNNNNNNNtatatataataataatataagaagAGTTAATgtctaattttctttttaaaaatatcttttattatatataatttatgaaaaaaaaatttagttatttccaTAACTTAAAACCCAAGATCtcttaattaaattataaataactcATAATCTCaattaattctatttttattattttagcacatttaatatataaaaaagtGGATCAATAGCTACATTGCCAATTGATACactaatatatataaagagtgagTCGTTGTCTTCAAACTTTATAACATATTTGTTTGACCAAAGTCTCATCCTAATACAAAAACATTAAGAAAGTTATTATAACATAAACTTGTTAcattcttttatttaaatttgttgCATGCCAACGCAAATTAAATAACAAGTATATACTTTAATTTCTGTAGCATAATTCCCACTCTTAATCCCACTTAGATATAAGTCTTTTCTTCAAAGAAgaaatttgaataaaataaacATTAATATTATGATGACATGAGTTCTAAATACGCATAATTAATTATTCAAGTTTAACCAACCTCTCTCTAAAATATTGCATAATAAATTTTGTCTCTCCGACTCATTGTGGTTTATCTTTGAATTTTCTACTTTTGTTTTCACCattctttatttttataattttatgaagaaaaatataaacgtagaaataaaaatagaaaatattattttaacttttactttttttctataacaaaattctaaaagtaaaagaaaataatttcTTAAATCAAATGGACTCAAAATTTTTCACTAGATGATTTATAAGGGTATGTCTAAAATGAGCCCAACAATTATGTGTTTATTAAATGTGCCATATTTATATAGATCATTAGATTTTATTATATGAAAATCAAAGactaatataaaagaagagcattgatggactctaataaatacagaatattttagtacataaataaatactttaaatgacaatttaatacacaatactttaaatggcaatggaaatagTAAGTATTTATGCTTTTTGTTCGGATTAAAATGTCAACAATTatgataatataatttatttgagaattaaaatttaaaatccgAGTCAAACAAATAAAAGATATTATATTCCTGTGCCATAATTTCCAAGAAcagattaaaataatttaaaataagataaaattcttttattttaaataaaagtgGAAATATTATGATATTATATTCTAAACTTACCTATATCTCTCGCGTTTGAACTTTGAAGGATTATTAGGTGTTAattgtatttatatatttatatttaattatttaagaataaaagattctattgtcatttaaagtattgtgtattaaagtattatcatttaaagtatttatttatgtactaggatattctgtatttattagaatccatcaatgctcttcttttatattaatctttaattttcatctaataaaatctaatggtCTATATAAATGTGGCACATCTACATAATTATTGTGCTCATTTTAGACATATCCATTTATAAGGCAATTAAATGAGCGAGCAGAGGAGTTTGAGCTAACTCGTTACAAGTTGCGAGCCAAAATTAGAAAAATGAGTTAGCTCAAATTTTAAACTAGTAAAAAAAATGTTAATCCGACTCGACTCAATAAAGTATGAATGAGTTAGATGAGTTGATTCGTTGactcattttttcttttcttttgtaaaaaaattcttcatatttttagtaattttttttatttgatatccatataaataaaaaaacaaaaatgtttggtaacaaaaaaaattaacaaaaaacagtcataatttatcttatttaacattcattaattattgtgacaattaataaatactaaataaaataagcttggggtttttttttatcttctttaaCATTATGATAAGTTAAATATCAATTCTAGATCCATGCATGTAGAATGAATTAAAATTGATTAGGTCAATTAATTATGAATAACACCACTTTACAATAATTTAAGCTATAACtatttttttgtctttctaatattatcgtaaaaaaaaaatcatacattaatatatttttagaataaattatctaaaatctaaaaaattGGTTAACAAGAAAAAAGATTTTGTATCCTAAAAGAGACTTTATACACTAAAAAAGGAATCAGATAAGTCAACTCGTACCCACTCATTCCAAACCCGTTTACAAACTGAATTAAATTGACCTTCTTTTATGAGTTATGATTTGACCCCTACTTTTATATGAGTTATGATTTAATGATTTTACTAACTCGATTCTCCTATTTTTATCACTCCTATTTTTATGAGCAATTCGAGAGTCATAGCTCAGATGGCCTTAGACGAATTTTTACAACATCTGAACTATATCTTACCATCCCATGcttaatctatttttttattatcttcaaataaataaaaataaaaagaattgaaacaagaagTTGGGGAAAATAATGTGACATTTTTTAACTAGTGactaattaaaaaagaaatgTCAAACGAATCTTGAATTGGTAGACACCTATTTATAACCAAAGAAACCTATTTCAAGTTGAATAATTTGTAGAAGAATTATATGATGTCAAGTTTCATACCACTAATCACTTTTAAcggttatttaattttttaatacaataaaaataactattaatATATTTATCGACAATTAAATATTAGTCGTCTTAtactttattattaaaaaaatataatatataattattatcaCATAACNNNNNNNNNNNNNNNNNNNNNNNNNNNNNNNNNNNNNNNNNNNNNNNNNNNNNNNNNNNNNNNNNNNNNNNNNNNNNNNNNNNNNNNNNNNNNNNNNNNNNNNNNNNNNNNNNNNNNNNNNNNNNNNNNNNNNNNNNNNNNNNNNNNNNNNNNNNNNNNNNNNNNNNNNNNNNNNNNNNNNNNNNNNNNNNNNNNNNNNNNNNNNNNNNNNNNNNNNNNNNNNNNNNNNNNNNNNNNNNNNNNNNNNNNNNNNNNNNNNNNNNNNNNNNNNNNNNNNNNNNNNNNNNNNNNNNNNNNNNNNNNNNNNNNNNNNNNNNNNNNNNNNNNNNNNNNNNNNNNNNNNNNNNNNNNNNNNNNNNNNNNNNNNNNNNNNNNNNNNNNNNNNNNNNNNNNNNNNNNNNNNNNNNNNNNNNNNNNNNNNNNNNNNNNNNNNNNNNNNNNNNNNNNNNNNNNNNNNNNNNNNNNNNNNNNNNNNNNNNNNNNNNNNNNNNNNNNNNNNNNNNNNNNNNNNNNNNNNNNNNNNNNNNNNNNNNNNNNNNNNNNNNNNNNNNNNNNNNNNNNNNNNNNNNNNNNNNNNNNNNNNNNNNNNNNNNNNNNNNNNNNNNNNNNNNNNNNNNNNNNNNNNNNNNNNNNNNNNNNNNNNNNNNNNNNNNNNNNNNNNNNNNNNNNNNNNNNNNNNNNNNNNNNNNNNNNNNNNNNNNNNNNNNNNNNNNNNNNNNNNNNNNNNNNNNNNNNNNNNNNNNNNNNNNNNNNNNNNNNNNNNNNNNNNNNNNNNNNNNNNNNNNNNNNNNNNNNNNNNNNNNNNNNNNNNNNNNNNNNNNNNNNNNNNNNNNNNNNNNNNNNNNNNNNNNNNNNNNNNNNNNNNNNNNNNNNNNNNNNNNNNNNNNNNNNNNNNNNNNNNNNNNNNNNNNNNNNNNNNNNNNNNNNNNNNNNNNNNNNNNNNNNNNNNNNNNNNNNNNNNNNNNNNNNNNNNNNNNNNNNNNNNNNNNNNNNNNNNNNNNNNNNNNNNNNNNTTATTTATTCAAATTAACTTtgaaatataagtatataactaataaataaattatggACGGATCACGGAAAATGAAAATAGATTAAAAACAAATGGAAATTTCCCGTCCCTAATACGGATTGAAGATCAATTTTAATCACAAAATATAACCATTCAAGTCGATAATAGCAGTGATCACAgaatatttttacataattttttcttttagaaaaaggaaaactagatcagatactgttaaaaattaattatagtaTAAACTTTTTAATATAAATTAGATACTATTTATGAAAATTAATAAGACTTGAACATGCGTGTGTGTATAtaagtaaagtattgtttttgttcttaatatttgggataagttttaaagttgtttcTAATGCttaaatcgttctatttaagtccctatcATTTTAAAATCATCTATGTTATTGTGTTGTTAGTGATATGTTAATAGAATTGTTAGTAGAATAACATtgagataattttaaaatattaaggaTTTAAATAGATCGAAAACGATGAGAATAAAATGATATATGAGTCTTAGAAAATTaccaaattaagtaaaataaaaatgaatctTAATGAAATAAATTGCATTATAAATTCAATAATCTTACTCATGTTTCAAAAATGATTGGTAGAtaaactttagaaaaaaaaaagagcatgaTAATGatacaataaattataaattatacatTTTTGTCTCTAACACTGCATTTGTTTACAGGCCAGGATACTAAGATAGGAATATAGAGACACAAAATCGTATTTGACAGATGAGATATTGACAGAGACATTATATCCAGAGACACTGCATTAATGTATTTAATTTTGTGTCTATCCTAATAAGAAGGATACAGAGACACTAACAAtagacacaatttattttttattttttctttcattattcttgttaatttttcataattatattttttattattatatttttctttctaaaatttttgtataaaaaaaagagtaaattatttttttataatatattttagtttgtcacaaaataaaatataagaatattaatttttataNNNNNNNNNNNNNNNNNNNNNATAATTTATTAACAGAATtaataataggataatattaaaataattttaaaatattaaaaatttaaataagacgatttaaaccGTGTATATATGTGTAGAGATAATACCGTAAGTAAAAATGAGGTCACAAGTATAACTCCATTTCTGAAGGAATAAACTCCTGATGCCAAAGGAAGGTAT
The DNA window shown above is from Arachis ipaensis cultivar K30076 chromosome B08, Araip1.1, whole genome shotgun sequence and carries:
- the LOC107613595 gene encoding naringenin 8-dimethylallyltransferase 2, chloroplastic-like encodes the protein MANVFSMLISFNFGPFFHMKTMLKKKAIFPRSLVFATAVMGIFYGIIMLAKDIPDIEGDKMAGLQTLAVRLGPKKVFWFCVFLLEMAYGVAIMIGASSPFFWSKIFVVLSHAVMALFVWYRATLVDLSSKDSLQAFYMVIFKLIYTENILMIFVR